The following DNA comes from bacterium.
CCTCAGGCGGATGAGGTCGTGGGTTCAAGTCCCACTAGCCCGACAATTGGTATCGCGCATCCGCCTCAGGCGGATGAGGTCGTGGGTTCAAGTCCCACTAGCCCGACAACACTAGACATCCAGAATTGCTTTTTGCGAAAGTGGGGCGAAGGCTGTGCGTAGGCATATTCATCAAAAAACTTCCATAAAAATATGAAGATTTTTGCTTAAAAATAACTATTTATGCATAGATTGATACTAAACTTGCATAGATTGTAATATATAGATATGATTATCACATTGAATAAATTTGGTACTACCCTAACTTCCAGACAAGACGGCAAAGAGGCCTACGGCGCGTATCTATCCACCCTAGAATCTGTATCTGATAAAGAAGAAATCAGCATAGATTTTGATGGGGTAGTAACATTCACCCCTTCGTGGGCGGATGAATTTATCACACCAATTTTAAATACCTACGGCAATAGAGTCAAATTACTGCCAACAGAGAATCCGTCAGTAGAAGCGACTTTAAGATTGTTAGAAACAATCAAGTAAACACTTTTCGACATCTTCCCACCGCCTAGACGATACAAAACACTGCCATATAGCAGTGTTTTGGTTTTATATATATATTTACTCCCCACAAACCGTCTCCATCAACTTCGCACAGACCTGATACGGATCCATATTAGACGCCGGGCGGCGATCTTCCAAATAACCACACCCGGCGTTCGCCACTGGCGTGGGGATGCGAATTGACGCCCCACGATCACCAATGCCATATTTGAAATCATTGATACTACAGGTCTCGTGCAAACCGGTCAGTCTTTCGTTATTATTCGCGCCGTACACAGCGATATGCTCCGCGCGCTTTCTGCCCAATTTTTCACAGGCCTGTTTGATCGCCTCTATACCACCGGGAAGACGCATCGCTTTCGTGCTGAAATTGGTATGCGCGCCCGCGCCATTCCAATCGCCTTTTACCGGCTTTGGATAAAGTGTCACGCTGGTATTAAAATCTTCACCAATCCGATACAACAACCAACGACTGAGCCATAATTGATCACAAACTTCCAACGGGCCGAGTGGACCCACTTGAAATTCCCACTGTCCCGGCATCACCTCTGAATTAATCCCACAAATCAATAAACCGGCGGCCAAACAGGCTTCCATATGCTTCTCCACGATCGGCCGTCCAAACACCTCATCCGCGCCCACACCGCAGTAATAACCTCCCTGTGGGGCAGGGAAACCGTTATCCGGCCATCCTAAAGGTTTAACACCCTGAAAGAAAGTATATTCCTGTTCAATGCCAAACCATGCTTCCTCCTGTTTATAGCGTTCCGCGAGCATCCTCAACGCCGCCCTGGTATTTGTAATATGTGTCGTACCGTCAGCATTATTTACTTCACACATCACCAAAATATTTTGTCCGCCCCGAATCGGATCGGGTATATACGATACCGGCTGCAATAAACAATCGCTAAAACTTCCCTTCGCCTGATAAGTGCTTGACCCATCAAAACTCCAACCCGGTAAATCCCTCACTCCCGCAATCGGCCCATCCACAATTTTTGTCTTCGAACGCAATTTGGCTGTCGGTGTGGTACCATCCATCCAAATGTACTCCGCCATGATTTTTGCCATACGGTAAAAAGTTAAGAATAATGACCATTTAATCTTACCGACTAACCACCGCCTCGTCAACTAACTTTGTGAATAAAATGTGAATAGTTTTAATACTGTTAAATATACAAAAAACCTCACTTTTTAAGAGAAATCATATGTTAGGCCGATGGCCGCCTTCGCCCGCCTTGGGCGGGCTACGGCGTGCCTATGTCGAAAATCCTGAACGACGTACGAACCTATTTTGAAACGGTTTATTAGATAGGGGGCTATGGTGTAGGGGCTTTGCCCCTACAACCCCACAAAATTTGGACGGGCAAAAAGGAAGGGGTTAGGGGAGGGAATTTTTGCCCGCCTGTTCGGCGAGGTAAAACCCACTGGTGGCGACAACGATTTCGGGGGCCTAACGATTTGTTTGTGGGGGGGGTGTTGTTTCGTGCACGTTTCACGTGCGCGCCGCCAACGTTCACTCGCCCAGGCGAGCGTGCTTTTTGACGATTTCAAGTTTTTCTATCTCAAATTTGACAAGGGAAATGATACCCCATATACTAGGGGTATAGTTTTTTGTTTTAAAGTAGCGATCACAACATTAAGAATCTCTTTGGATGACGAGGGAAGCGAGCAGAAGTGGGAATCTTGAGTTCCTAGGGATTAGCTCCTTAAGGGAGTGCAAAGTCCGGCTTCTTTTCTCTCGTCATTCAAGTAGATTTTCGATGCAAATATTATAACATAAATTACTAATTCAGTAAAAAAACAAGGTATGAATCTTATATTTCCCACAGAACCAAAAGAGACTAAAACATGGATGTTGTCTCTTAAGAATAACTCATTTACTAATGATGGGACGAAGAAAGACGATGCCTATATCCTCTGGGCAGGAAACAAACTTCCAAAATATTTGTGGGATCATTGGAAAGACGACCTTAAACCACTTGGCATTAACTGGCAAAAATTCATGCGCATTCTCCATCATCGAACAGATGTCGGAGTTATGTGGTATCAGGGAACTTTGCCTTGGGCAGATTTTGTTCAGAAAGTTGTAGAACTTATGAATGGTCCTATTGGGAAAGAAGCATCCGGTACAGCATCTCCTTCTGGATCGAGTGTACCACCCCAAGATATTGGCGCTCTCCAAATTCCTGCGTTTTCAGACTGGGAGCCATTTGAGAGATTTTGTCGAGATCTCTGGGCGAGAATTTGGATGAATCCAGAGTTACAAAGAAATGGACGTACTGGTCAAGCACAGGCAGGGGTTGATGTGTATGGTGATATTAAAAAACAAGCCGGAATTAGCGGCGGCGTGCAGTGTAAAAAAAGAGATGCTTTTGCGGACGATTCTCTCACCGTCGCAGAACTTCAGCGGATAGTTGAAGATGCAAAAATATTTACACCTACTCTGCGTGAGTTTGTTGTCGCCTATACTGGAAAGAGCGATGTTCGTCTTCAAACAGAAGCTCGGCGACTTACGGAATTAAATATAGCCCAAGGTATTTTCACTGTGCGAGTGTGTTCATGGGATGATATCAAGGATATGCTTGGTACTTATCCTGAGCTGCTTGATCAGTATCATCTCGTTGCTACCGGAGTAAGCGCGAAAGCCGTAGAAGAAGTTAAACGCACGTCTGATTTAATTCTCAAGTTGCAAGTCGAACAATCAGCAGCTACAAAAGACACCGCTCAAGGCGTGAGTAGTGTTAGAGAGGACATCAATGCAGTTGGAGAGCTGGTGAAATTAATCGCAAGTGGCGGTGATCTTGCTGGAGAATATGGTAAAGAAATTGACGAGATCAGGGACTTGATTAACGCCAATCGTCCTAAAGAAGCGCTTGATCGAATTGAAGCACTTGAGAAAAGACTTAATCCGGAAGTAGCGGGGATGATAAAATTTCGCATTCTAACCAATAAGGCAGCATCCCTCGCCGCGCTTGGAAATGAAGAAAAAGCTGGGATGCTTTTTATTGAAGCCTTTCAATATAATTCCGAAGATGAAAAAGCTTTGTGCAATAAATCACTTGGATATTTATTTGTGGGTCAGCGGGAGGAGGCCGCTAAGATCGTAGAACAAATTCTACAAAAAAACCCGTTGAGTCAGCGAGCGAATGAACTTCTAGCTTACGCTGCCGCACCATTTGATAAGCTTCAGTCTATAATTGAACGAATTCCGGAAGTTTTACGGAAAAATGAATCAGTTGCATACGCCATCGCGCATGCGGCACGCGAACGAGAAATGGAACCAGAAATTCTACACTGGCTTGAAGTTGCAGTCGATAATAGTGATCCGAGCAAGCCAGCACCGAATCTCCGGGCCACTCTTGCTACAGCCATTTTACAGGCTTTTGAGAAACGGCATGATGTTCAATCCGGTATGCACATTACTTCCGCTGATAAGGAGCGACTTGAACGCGCACTTGCCCTTTTGGATAATGCAATCGGTACCCTAGAAAATTCAGAGACCATGAAATACAGAGCCAACTGGGTTGGAAATCGAGCTGTTGCCCACAAGCTGCTTGGCAACCGAGACAAGGCTTTGGCTGATGCCGAATTTGCAATAAAACTTGAACCCAACAACCCGGGTTTTTTAAGGCAGAAAGCGTTTTTATTATATGAGCAAGGAAAAAGCGAAGAAGCCATTGTCATCTTCAAGCAAATCTTAGACAATCCAAAAACTCCAGAAGCAGCACTTCTCCTTGCGGGGATATGTCATGAACGTGAGGAAGATAATTCAGCAATACCGATTCTTGAAGAATCGATAAAGAATACGAAAAAGCCCAGGGAACTTTTATCAGATGAAAAACGCTTACTCATTCATGCCTATATGCGTAAGGATCAGTTTGATCCGGCGCGTAAACTTGCGAATGAACTACGAGCTTCAAATCCCGGCAGTGTTACAGACCTTGTTATTGCCGCTCGGATTGAGAAAAGAGCGAACGATCTCAATGCACACAATCAACTTTTGAACGACGCGCGGACCTACGTTTCAGATGATACACCTATTCGTGGTTTGTTTGAGCTTGCAGATGAGTTGTATGCTTCAAAGCGCTACGCAGATGCGTGGCCGTTATATGAGAAACTGGTTGACCCACGAAGCGGATCATCGCTTGTGAGTAAGTTGATTTATTCTTACTACGAAGCAGAGGTATACGAAAAGGCATTGGAGGCCGCTCGATCGGTACCGGAAAAAGAAAAGAGTCGCTTTATTTACGACATCGAAGTATCCATATTAGACTCAATGGGCAACCTTAAAGGTGCAATTGCTACCTCTGAAAAATATATAACCGATCATTCCGAAGATTTGGCGTTTAAGGTAAAATGGGCCACCTATCTCCTAAGGGATGGTCAGCTGGACAAACTGGATGCTTTTTTGAAAGGCCCTATTGATCTAGCTCAGCTTCCTGACGATCTTAAGTTTAATGCGACCGGGCAACTTGCTTGGCTCTATACACAACGCAACATGTCCATTAGAGCCTTGGAGATTGCATATGTTCTGCGAAAGAATTCACCAAGAAATGGGGATGCCCACACAACATATATGAGCATATTTTTTGACCGAGAAAAGACACTTGACGATCAATTTTCTCCTACATCAGTAGGTGTAGACACAGCTATAGCTGTTGAGGAAGACGGAAGTCCGAGGCGCTGGTATGTAATCGAAGAGACCCCCGGCAGTGACAAAGATGCTCTTAGTCCGAACGATCCGCTTGCTAAAAGGCTTATGGGGAAAAAAGTAAATGAAGAAATTGTGCGGGATGAAGGAAAGCCGTCGGAAACTAGACTGAAGGTTACTGAAATTAAAAGTAAATACGTCCATGCTCTTCACGAAACTATGGCCATGTTTCCGCATTTATTCGGCGAAGAAGAAAATCCACCATTCAAAAGGTTTACAGTAAAAACTGATTCTAGCACCGAGCAAGAAAACCGTGATCAGCTGATGAAGATGTTAGATCAAACAGTTGGACACGATGAGCATATTTTACGCGTACAAAAACTCTACGAGGAAGGCAAACTTACAATTGGTACGTTTGCTAATCTTATCGGCCGCGATCCAATAACAATTTGGGGAGGCTTAGTTAATAATCCTCGCCTTGGCATACGGTGTTGTGCTGGAACTCTAGAGGAACGACAGGATGCTATCAAAACTGTTAAGTACTCAAAGACCGTAGCGGTAGATCTTACGGCATTACTTACCCTTGGAAACATGGACCGCTTGAGCATACTTCGTAATAGCTTTGAAGAAGTATTCATTGCTCAATCTACTATAGACATTCTTACCCAAGAAATCGCTCAGAAAAACGGCATGAGCTCCAAGGGTTTCATAACAGTCTGGAAAGAATCTGGTCAGTATTTCCGACAGGAAGTGACCACAGAAGATATCCAAAAGCAGATCACGTTTCTTCAAAAAATAAAAGATTGGATTGCCGCAAATTGTACCGTTGCTCCAATGGCAGAAATTCTCAAGCTTCCAAAGGAACGACGGGAGCGACTCTACGAAACCATAGGAACAAGCTTCGTGGATACAATGATGATTGCGAAAGAACGAAATTGCCCACTCTATTCTGATGACCACGGAACAAGATCTATTGCCCTACATGATTTTGCAGTTAAGGGGTTTTGGACGCAGGTACTTGCAATTATTGCCGTTGAAAAAGAATTAATTACCACAGATGATATGGAAAAAATAAACGTATCACTCTGCGAGCTGCGATATCGACATACAACAATAAGCGGAAGGTCGCTTCTCTACGCGGCGAAGTCGGCGGGATGGGTTAGTACAGGTCCTTTTACAACGGTACTAGCAGGTATTACCGGGCCAAGCATTGAACTTGTATCAGCCATGGGTGTAGCAGTTGAATTTTTCTATCAGCTTTGGAAAGAGCCGACCATCTCAGATCTTCAAAGAGAGG
Coding sequences within:
- a CDS encoding DUF4325 domain-containing protein; translated protein: MIITLNKFGTTLTSRQDGKEAYGAYLSTLESVSDKEEISIDFDGVVTFTPSWADEFITPILNTYGNRVKLLPTENPSVEATLRLLETIK
- the glnII gene encoding glutamine synthetase GlnII, whose product is MAKIMAEYIWMDGTTPTAKLRSKTKIVDGPIAGVRDLPGWSFDGSSTYQAKGSFSDCLLQPVSYIPDPIRGGQNILVMCEVNNADGTTHITNTRAALRMLAERYKQEEAWFGIEQEYTFFQGVKPLGWPDNGFPAPQGGYYCGVGADEVFGRPIVEKHMEACLAAGLLICGINSEVMPGQWEFQVGPLGPLEVCDQLWLSRWLLYRIGEDFNTSVTLYPKPVKGDWNGAGAHTNFSTKAMRLPGGIEAIKQACEKLGRKRAEHIAVYGANNNERLTGLHETCSINDFKYGIGDRGASIRIPTPVANAGCGYLEDRRPASNMDPYQVCAKLMETVCGE